A genomic region of Rhodohalobacter sp. SW132 contains the following coding sequences:
- a CDS encoding vWA domain-containing protein, whose translation MKEGLSEIICIIDASGSMKLIKNDAIGGFISFLDEQKKLPGDATLTLIQFNTDYDVIHENKPLSEVNPIRDKDYIPTGSTALLDAVGKAIDSTGRRLASTSEEHRPEKVIVAILTDGEENASTSYDLPTIKDMIRHQKEKYSWEFIFLGANQDSFAEAAKIGIESKDTINFAATDDGIRTAYSEMSNSITTYRKK comes from the coding sequence ATGAAAGAAGGTTTATCAGAGATCATTTGTATCATTGACGCTTCAGGCTCGATGAAACTCATAAAAAATGACGCGATTGGAGGCTTTATCTCGTTTCTTGATGAGCAAAAAAAGCTGCCTGGAGACGCAACATTGACGCTCATTCAGTTTAACACGGATTACGACGTTATTCACGAAAACAAACCTCTGAGTGAGGTTAATCCCATCCGAGACAAAGACTACATACCGACGGGAAGTACAGCGTTGCTGGACGCAGTAGGCAAAGCAATAGATTCAACAGGTCGACGGTTGGCCAGTACTTCAGAAGAGCACAGACCTGAAAAAGTTATTGTCGCTATTTTGACTGATGGAGAAGAAAACGCAAGTACGTCCTATGATTTACCAACGATCAAAGACATGATACGTCATCAGAAGGAGAAGTACTCATGGGAGTTTATTTTCCTGGGAGCCAATCAGGATTCGTTTGCAGAAGCGGCAAAAATAGGCATTGAATCAAAAGACACCATAAACTTTGCGGCAACAGATGATGGAATCAGAACGGCTTATAGCGAGATGAGCAACAGTATTACTACATATAGAAAAAAGTAG
- a CDS encoding fasciclin domain-containing protein — translation MKSMKKYFSVLSIFALIFTFALTTNSATAQDKTVVEVVEASENHTIFAELLNETNLGDAIADQGPYTIIAPTDQAFENLGDDLEQIRQDSDRLQNLVVGHLFQSEVEAADAGPALGIEITEGDIRASNGLVHITNEVIQ, via the coding sequence ATGAAGTCTATGAAGAAGTATTTCTCAGTACTCTCTATTTTCGCGCTTATTTTCACGTTTGCGCTTACTACAAACAGCGCTACTGCACAAGATAAAACCGTAGTAGAAGTTGTTGAAGCCAGCGAAAATCACACAATATTCGCTGAATTACTGAATGAGACTAACCTTGGTGATGCAATTGCCGATCAGGGGCCCTACACCATCATCGCTCCGACAGATCAGGCGTTTGAAAATCTTGGTGATGATCTGGAGCAGATTCGACAAGATAGCGACAGACTGCAAAATCTCGTAGTTGGTCATCTTTTTCAGAGTGAAGTTGAGGCTGCCGATGCTGGGCCCGCACTCGGGATAGAGATTACCGAGGGAGATATACGGGCATCTAACGGTTTGGTTCATATCACAAATGAAGTGATTCAGTAG